In Candidatus Nitronauta litoralis, one DNA window encodes the following:
- a CDS encoding YfhO family protein, translated as MQDWLQFILLDPFGYIAFPRSPEEGQAWMQSHYVGLIPLILSGYFLFKGRRLSLAFILIALVSWSLAMGKGSFVYQFFFEVLPGFDRFRYPVKFILPLILVLSISAAWGWDRYYTSNPDDKKKVMLLGFSALLMVLFGLIDIFNISIIQSLEANGFQFPAFNQPVINLSNMQRLLGFSSLFVFFLFLMMKHPKKKNLWACFAVFIFFLDIFFSNYGKQEINATKNFDIVPPVTRFLMNDPGLFRVFVTLETEVLKKNEKVTRKIRGVEVRGRVLPVEFRGQNRVQQLDGWNVIRKKSLRKILNQVGAAPLENKLPLLRMANVKYIVHGTPLPLDNLPLAFEESPEYRQMLEKNVKHPPPLMRVYENPIHLGRAFLAGNCQTISDATQLNNELLNPEWDPEIWVYLPESPPDLPCLSPTATAVKGEGTVKLIGAEKTITAKSPDPVSSDGFAPGEYRFLVDSVRQQFLVLSDSYYPGWEAFIDDRPVTIYRANQAFRAIVIPPGKHEVEFRYRPKSFLYGAWISGVSLIAGVAFVFVSTKRRRKAGINIENENPN; from the coding sequence ATGCAGGACTGGCTTCAATTTATCTTACTGGATCCATTTGGCTATATCGCCTTCCCCCGTTCCCCCGAGGAAGGACAGGCCTGGATGCAATCTCATTATGTTGGCCTCATTCCCCTGATACTATCAGGGTACTTTTTATTTAAAGGGAGAAGGTTATCTTTGGCATTTATTTTGATAGCATTGGTTTCCTGGTCTCTGGCTATGGGCAAGGGATCCTTTGTTTACCAGTTTTTCTTTGAGGTCCTTCCTGGCTTTGATCGTTTCCGTTATCCAGTGAAATTTATTCTTCCGCTGATCCTGGTGTTATCTATTTCAGCAGCCTGGGGCTGGGACCGGTATTACACATCAAATCCTGATGACAAAAAAAAGGTGATGCTGTTGGGATTTTCGGCATTACTGATGGTGTTGTTTGGATTAATTGATATTTTTAATATTTCAATCATTCAGTCGTTGGAAGCTAATGGATTTCAATTCCCTGCTTTCAATCAGCCAGTTATAAATTTATCCAATATGCAACGACTGCTTGGGTTTTCTTCCCTGTTTGTCTTCTTTCTTTTTCTGATGATGAAACATCCGAAAAAGAAAAACCTGTGGGCTTGTTTTGCGGTTTTTATTTTTTTCCTCGACATCTTTTTCAGTAACTACGGAAAACAGGAAATCAACGCCACCAAAAATTTTGATATTGTTCCACCCGTTACGCGGTTTTTAATGAATGATCCAGGGTTGTTTCGTGTATTCGTAACTCTTGAAACCGAAGTGTTGAAAAAAAACGAAAAAGTGACCCGAAAAATTCGTGGTGTTGAGGTTCGAGGAAGGGTCTTGCCCGTAGAGTTCAGAGGGCAAAACCGGGTTCAACAATTAGATGGGTGGAATGTTATTCGGAAAAAGTCTTTGAGAAAAATACTGAATCAAGTGGGCGCAGCACCATTGGAAAACAAATTGCCCTTACTCCGCATGGCCAATGTGAAATACATCGTGCATGGTACGCCCCTACCCTTAGACAATCTTCCTCTGGCATTTGAAGAATCTCCAGAATACCGCCAAATGCTTGAAAAAAATGTAAAACACCCACCACCGCTGATGCGTGTTTATGAAAACCCCATTCATCTCGGCCGTGCATTTCTTGCGGGGAACTGCCAGACTATTTCGGATGCCACGCAACTAAACAACGAATTATTAAACCCTGAGTGGGATCCGGAAATATGGGTCTACCTGCCGGAGTCTCCGCCAGACCTGCCCTGCCTTTCACCCACTGCAACTGCTGTAAAAGGGGAAGGCACAGTAAAACTTATCGGGGCTGAAAAAACCATCACCGCTAAAAGTCCGGACCCTGTATCCTCGGATGGTTTCGCTCCCGGTGAGTACCGGTTTCTGGTCGATTCCGTACGCCAGCAATTCCTGGTATTGAGCGACAGTTATTACCCCGGTTGGGAAGCGTTTATCGATGACAGGCCGGTCACCATTTACCGTGCCAACCAGGCCTTCCGTGCCATCGTCATCCCCCCCGGCAAGCACGAGGTGGAGTTTCGCTATCGACCCAAAAGTTTCCTCTATGGGGCATGGATATCGGGAGTCAGCTTGATTGCGGGTGTGGCTTTCGTGTTTGTATCCACAAAGAGACGGCGCAAAGCAGGCATTAACATTGAAAATGAAAATCCGAACTAG